Proteins encoded within one genomic window of Empedobacter falsenii:
- a CDS encoding PDDEXK family nuclease, with translation MKEENNIDFDLNKIESPIEEFFLNHFCKYLSSETELILQHPIKTLSGNFRADIFLKNNNRNIIIECDGVEYHTKEINDWYDEWRDTLILFHQEADTIYRISGKDIFNNINSLIYLIYNFEPIFFNSEYSSKLPKKEIVNDRIKKLINYSYTSDNGENIQSTITVKRKDTKFDFDIFWFKYVLYSINFPLKNIKELIEIMIEKKFSVDELVLLIKQKYPEINIEDINCFKTTKK, from the coding sequence ATGAAAGAAGAAAATAATATTGATTTTGATTTAAATAAAATTGAATCACCCATTGAAGAATTTTTTCTTAATCATTTTTGTAAATATTTATCTAGTGAGACTGAATTAATACTTCAGCATCCAATAAAAACCTTAAGTGGAAACTTTAGAGCAGATATATTCCTAAAAAACAATAATAGAAATATTATTATCGAGTGCGATGGTGTAGAATATCACACTAAAGAAATAAATGATTGGTATGATGAATGGCGTGATACATTAATATTATTCCATCAAGAAGCAGATACAATTTATAGAATTAGTGGAAAAGATATTTTTAATAATATTAATTCTTTAATATATTTAATTTACAATTTTGAACCAATTTTTTTTAACTCAGAATATTCTAGTAAACTTCCTAAAAAAGAAATTGTTAATGATAGAATAAAGAAACTTATTAATTATTCATACACTAGTGATAACGGTGAAAATATCCAATCAACTATTACTGTTAAACGCAAGGATACTAAATTTGATTTTGATATATTTTGGTTTAAATATGTATTATATTCTATAAATTTTCCTCTTAAAAACATTAAAGAGTTAATTGAAATTATGATTGAAAAAAAATTTAGTGTAGATGAATTAGTTTTATTAATCAAACAGAAATATCCCGAAATTAATATTGAAGATATAAATTGTTTCAAAACAACTAAAAAATAA
- a CDS encoding aldehyde dehydrogenase family protein, giving the protein MGNLVNVPTFKDHYDNYINGQFTPPTNGKYFDVVTPLTGKVFTKAAHSSEEDLVKAVDAAHEAFKSWSQTSPTQRSIILNKIADRIEENLQNVAAVETYDNGKPVRETLNADIPLAIDHFRYFASVIRAEEGSINELDKDTVSIIIHEPIGVVAQIIPWNFPILMAVWKLAPALAAGNCVVLKPAESTPISILYLFELIGDLLPPGVVNIVNGFGGELGRALVTNPKVSKAAFTGSTATGRFVMQYATENIIPVTLELGGKSPNVFFESVMDHDDDFLDKAIEGAVLFALNQGEICTCPSRLLIQESIYDKFIARVVERVNMIKAGNPLDPETMIGAQASQIQYDKILSYIKLGKEEGAEVLTGGDANHLQGDIENGYYIKPTLFKGNNKMRIFQEEIFGPVLAVTTFKDEAEAIELANDTIYGLGAGVWTRDAHQLYQVPRAIQAGRVWVNQYHSYPAGAPFGGYKQSGIGRENHKMMLDHYRQTKNMLVSYSKKKLGFF; this is encoded by the coding sequence ATGGGAAACTTAGTTAATGTACCTACATTCAAAGATCATTATGACAATTACATCAATGGTCAATTTACGCCACCTACAAATGGAAAATACTTTGATGTTGTAACGCCACTTACTGGAAAAGTTTTTACAAAAGCTGCGCATTCTTCAGAAGAAGACTTAGTAAAGGCGGTAGATGCTGCTCACGAAGCTTTCAAAAGTTGGAGTCAAACTTCGCCAACGCAACGAAGCATTATTTTGAATAAAATTGCAGATCGAATCGAAGAAAATCTACAAAATGTTGCGGCTGTAGAAACTTACGATAATGGAAAACCAGTTCGTGAAACGTTGAATGCTGATATTCCTTTGGCAATCGATCATTTCAGATATTTTGCTTCGGTAATTCGTGCTGAGGAAGGTTCTATCAACGAATTAGATAAAGATACAGTTTCAATTATTATCCACGAGCCAATTGGTGTTGTTGCGCAAATTATTCCTTGGAACTTCCCAATTTTGATGGCGGTTTGGAAATTAGCTCCTGCTTTGGCTGCTGGAAACTGTGTGGTTTTAAAACCTGCTGAATCTACTCCTATCTCGATTTTATATTTATTCGAATTAATTGGAGATTTATTACCTCCAGGAGTTGTTAACATTGTAAATGGTTTCGGTGGAGAATTAGGTCGCGCATTGGTGACAAATCCTAAAGTATCGAAAGCTGCATTTACAGGATCTACAGCTACAGGGCGTTTCGTGATGCAATATGCAACAGAAAATATTATTCCAGTTACGTTAGAATTAGGTGGAAAATCGCCAAATGTATTCTTCGAATCTGTAATGGATCATGATGATGATTTCTTAGACAAAGCAATTGAAGGTGCAGTATTATTTGCACTTAATCAAGGTGAAATTTGTACATGTCCTTCTCGATTATTGATTCAAGAATCTATTTATGATAAGTTTATTGCACGAGTTGTAGAGCGTGTAAATATGATTAAAGCAGGAAATCCTCTTGATCCTGAAACAATGATTGGTGCGCAAGCTTCTCAAATTCAATATGACAAAATTTTAAGTTATATTAAATTAGGAAAAGAAGAAGGTGCAGAAGTTTTAACTGGTGGAGATGCTAATCATTTACAAGGAGATATCGAAAATGGTTATTACATCAAACCAACATTATTTAAAGGAAATAACAAGATGCGTATTTTCCAAGAAGAGATTTTTGGACCTGTATTAGCTGTAACAACTTTCAAAGATGAAGCAGAAGCGATTGAACTTGCTAATGATACAATTTATGGTTTAGGAGCTGGAGTTTGGACGCGTGATGCACATCAATTGTATCAAGTTCCACGCGCTATTCAGGCTGGTCGTGTTTGGGTTAATCAATATCATAGTTATCCTGCTGGAGCGCCTTTCGGAGGTTATAAACAATCTGGAATCGGACGTGAGAACCACAAAATGATGTTAGACCATTATCGTCAAACTAAAAATATGTTAGTTTCTTATAGCAAAAAGAAATTAGGTTTCTTCTAA
- the gltX gene encoding glutamate--tRNA ligase, whose product MAKEVRVRFAPSPTGALHIGGVRTALYNYLFAKHNNGKFLLRIEDTDQTRYVEGAEQYIIDSLKWLGLTPDEGVGFGGDLGSYRQSERKEIYKQYVDELLASGNAYYAFDTAEELDAARAKAEENKETFIYNWSTRGNLKNSLSLTEDETKALIENGTPYVIRFKIDDSRTVLLDDMIRGKITIDAATLDDKVLFKSDGMPTYHLANIVDDHLMGISHVIRGEEWLPSMALHELLYDAFGWEAPRFAHLPLILKPEGKGKLSKRDGDKHGFPVFPMEWKTEEGIAKGYKQEGYFPDAVLNMLALLGWNSGTDQEIFTMEELIQLFSLEKVSKSGARFSPEKATWFNHQYLQQKSVEELLPSFEEVLKENGIEPNPVLDAKVVELLKERANFVKDIFEQGQFFYIAPSTYDEKAAKKAWKDDSKEILGKFVEVLNSSEFTSEILHDAMAEFVTAQEIGFGKIGMPLRLSLVGALQGPDVPVIMAILGKEETIARINKAIEVLG is encoded by the coding sequence ATGGCAAAAGAAGTTCGTGTAAGATTTGCGCCAAGTCCAACAGGTGCGTTACACATCGGAGGAGTCCGTACTGCGTTATACAATTATCTTTTCGCAAAACATAATAACGGAAAATTCTTATTAAGAATAGAGGATACAGACCAAACACGTTATGTGGAAGGTGCTGAACAATATATTATCGATTCGTTGAAATGGTTAGGCTTAACTCCTGATGAAGGTGTTGGTTTTGGTGGAGACTTAGGTTCTTACCGTCAATCAGAGCGTAAAGAAATCTACAAACAATATGTAGACGAATTATTAGCTTCAGGAAATGCATATTATGCGTTTGATACGGCAGAAGAATTAGACGCTGCACGTGCAAAAGCAGAAGAAAATAAAGAAACATTTATTTATAACTGGTCGACAAGAGGAAATTTGAAAAACTCTTTATCGTTGACGGAAGATGAAACAAAAGCTTTAATTGAGAATGGAACACCTTATGTGATTCGTTTCAAAATTGATGATTCGCGTACAGTTTTATTGGATGATATGATTCGTGGAAAAATCACGATTGATGCAGCAACTTTAGATGATAAAGTTTTGTTTAAATCTGATGGAATGCCAACGTATCACTTAGCTAATATTGTGGACGATCATTTGATGGGAATTTCTCACGTAATTCGTGGAGAAGAATGGTTACCATCAATGGCTTTACACGAATTATTGTATGATGCATTTGGTTGGGAAGCGCCTCGTTTCGCACATTTACCATTAATCTTGAAACCAGAAGGAAAAGGAAAATTAAGCAAACGTGATGGAGACAAACACGGATTTCCAGTTTTCCCAATGGAATGGAAAACAGAAGAAGGAATTGCAAAAGGATACAAACAAGAAGGTTATTTTCCAGATGCAGTGTTGAATATGTTAGCTTTATTGGGGTGGAATTCTGGAACTGATCAAGAGATTTTTACAATGGAAGAATTGATTCAATTATTTTCATTAGAAAAAGTTTCGAAATCAGGTGCACGTTTTTCTCCAGAAAAAGCAACTTGGTTTAATCACCAATATTTACAACAAAAATCTGTTGAAGAATTATTGCCATCTTTCGAAGAAGTTTTAAAAGAAAACGGAATCGAACCGAATCCAGTTTTAGATGCAAAAGTGGTTGAATTGTTAAAAGAAAGAGCAAACTTTGTAAAAGATATTTTCGAGCAAGGTCAATTCTTTTATATAGCTCCTTCTACTTACGACGAAAAAGCAGCTAAAAAAGCATGGAAAGATGATTCGAAAGAGATTTTAGGAAAATTTGTTGAAGTTTTAAATTCATCAGAATTTACTTCAGAAATTTTACACGATGCAATGGCAGAATTTGTTACAGCTCAAGAAATTGGATTTGGAAAAATCGGAATGCCTTTACGTCTTAGTTTAGTTGGTGCGTTACAAGGACCAGATGTTCCTGTGATTATGGCAATTTTAGGAAAAGAGGAAACGATTGCACGTATCAACAAAGCGATTGAAGTTTTAGGATAA
- a CDS encoding gliding motility lipoprotein GldH, translating into MIRNSSLLFILVFLLFSCEAKHYYQDTKDVKDEWKSNQPQTFTFDVKDPKPSAVNIGFVLRNNTSYEYSNLYLFTKFIDPKGNEMIDTLQYYIANPDGSWIGKGMTTKEMMLVYRENLPIKDSGRYQLKVWQGMRTKNLKGIEDISLIVDKAE; encoded by the coding sequence ATGATACGCAACAGTAGTTTGCTTTTTATTTTAGTCTTTTTATTGTTTAGTTGCGAGGCTAAACATTATTATCAAGACACAAAAGATGTGAAAGACGAATGGAAGAGTAATCAGCCTCAAACCTTTACGTTTGATGTAAAAGATCCTAAACCTTCGGCTGTTAACATTGGATTTGTGTTAAGAAATAATACGTCGTATGAATATAGTAACTTATATTTGTTCACGAAATTCATCGATCCTAAAGGAAATGAAATGATTGATACCTTACAGTATTACATTGCAAATCCTGATGGAAGCTGGATTGGTAAAGGAATGACAACAAAAGAAATGATGTTGGTTTATCGCGAAAATTTACCAATAAAAGACTCTGGTCGCTATCAACTAAAAGTTTGGCAAGGTATGCGAACAAAGAATTTGAAAGGAATCGAAGACATTAGTTTGATTGTTGATAAAGCTGAATAA
- a CDS encoding DUF779 domain-containing protein — protein sequence MKRVDATEKAINLLNELKAKHGDLMLYQAGGCCEGTQPQCFRKGEFYLRYKDVCIGEIDGVEFWIDKDLFEYWKHAHFELDVIDAIGAGGFSLEVPLGKTFKVNYRIFSQEELNQLDEVKINL from the coding sequence ATGAAACGTGTTGATGCAACAGAAAAAGCAATTAATTTATTGAATGAATTAAAAGCAAAACATGGCGATTTAATGCTTTATCAAGCGGGAGGTTGCTGTGAAGGAACGCAACCACAATGTTTCAGAAAAGGAGAATTTTACCTTCGATACAAAGATGTTTGCATTGGAGAAATTGATGGAGTTGAATTTTGGATTGACAAAGATCTGTTCGAATATTGGAAACATGCACATTTCGAATTAGATGTAATTGATGCGATTGGCGCAGGAGGTTTTTCGTTAGAAGTTCCGCTTGGCAAAACATTTAAAGTCAATTATCGAATATTCTCTCAAGAAGAACTTAATCAATTAGACGAAGTTAAAATCAATTTATAA
- a CDS encoding DUF3987 domain-containing protein: MLKPLLETFTGREKDIVLLSSLTHLSAIFPKVFGYYRDELFFPNLYLFVIGQAATGKSKLSIGEKIIQKVKEEILTKNSNFFIPANSSSAKLQEKLSNSFSDGSYIHDNEADTLSFVLKKEWGDYSEILRKAFQHERISISRKSYPEIICDTPKLTVAISGTGEQVKPLIQSRENGLFSRIMFYTYSERSKWNDGSYVGNRRQEIHILNDYLFKVYEVVNSLEREFYLNEEQLSDFNNFFEGYFNAVQDIDENLVDIVLRQAIMMYRLLMIYTVLENTEEFSDEMDRFECSDRAIDFIKVILPYLLRNSLDTASLYDKSIDLKESESEILQLLPQNFKRGEAVKIVVEKLSVSIKTVDNALKRLLNKKALTKIGATYSIVN, encoded by the coding sequence ATGTTAAAACCTTTATTAGAAACCTTTACAGGGCGAGAGAAGGATATCGTTCTCCTCTCAAGTTTAACACATCTTAGTGCAATTTTCCCAAAAGTATTTGGCTATTATAGAGATGAGTTGTTCTTTCCAAATCTCTACTTATTTGTTATTGGGCAAGCAGCTACAGGTAAATCGAAGTTATCGATTGGAGAGAAAATTATTCAAAAAGTAAAAGAAGAAATTCTAACAAAAAATTCTAACTTCTTTATTCCAGCGAATAGCAGTAGTGCAAAATTACAAGAAAAATTGTCAAATTCGTTCTCGGATGGGAGTTATATCCATGACAACGAAGCTGATACTTTATCTTTTGTATTAAAGAAGGAGTGGGGGGACTATTCAGAGATATTACGTAAAGCATTCCAACACGAACGCATAAGTATTTCTCGTAAATCTTATCCAGAAATTATATGTGATACTCCGAAGTTAACGGTGGCTATTTCAGGAACAGGAGAACAAGTAAAACCATTGATACAATCAAGAGAAAATGGGTTGTTCAGCAGAATCATGTTCTACACCTATTCAGAAAGATCAAAATGGAATGATGGGTCATACGTGGGTAATCGTAGGCAAGAAATTCATATTCTGAACGATTACTTATTCAAGGTGTACGAGGTTGTTAATTCTTTAGAGCGTGAATTTTATTTAAACGAGGAACAACTCTCAGATTTTAATAATTTCTTTGAAGGTTATTTTAATGCAGTACAAGACATTGATGAAAATCTAGTAGATATTGTGTTGCGACAAGCAATAATGATGTATCGTTTGTTGATGATTTATACTGTTTTGGAGAATACCGAAGAATTTTCTGATGAAATGGATAGATTTGAATGTTCTGACAGAGCTATTGATTTTATAAAAGTTATTCTGCCTTACTTACTAAGAAATTCTTTAGATACGGCTAGTTTATATGATAAATCAATTGATTTGAAGGAATCTGAGTCTGAAATTTTACAATTGCTACCTCAAAATTTTAAAAGAGGAGAAGCGGTGAAAATTGTTGTTGAGAAGCTTTCGGTTAGTATTAAGACTGTAGATAATGCATTAAAAAGGTTATTAAATAAAAAGGCATTGACTAAAATTGGTGCCACTTATTCAATAGTTAATTAG
- a CDS encoding site-specific integrase has translation MIKTTFVLKEPKSSSETIIYLVMRWDGLQMKISTKQKVNPKFWNKDRLKVKETISEKNHQHINKELVEIEKVAYKMFNSFTDTFKRKPNSEELKNLIEQEYFQNNPMFKKVDKKTILDYFDDYIETIKSTTAHTTVQKYKQAKENFKDFQKDKKRIYNTEMIDLKFRNEYVEYLIETKKYAPTTVYRKMKFLRTVLYFIENLGIKVNPFLHNSRFLTKDIEVDNIALSENEIDEMERLNLSNNKRLEQVRDLFLVACYTGQRFSDLNKINQSNIIDDEYIAIRQQKTNEQLTLPLLKVVKTILVKYSYKLPKISNVKFNEYIKDVAKLCETLNKQYNGDNKKVRWQMISSHTARRTFVTLNYGKGVDLDTLKLGTGHKQTKTLQTYIKMNDKQKADLLRSKLEP, from the coding sequence ATGATAAAGACAACATTTGTATTGAAAGAGCCAAAGAGTAGCTCAGAAACGATTATTTATTTGGTCATGCGTTGGGATGGTCTACAGATGAAAATCTCAACCAAACAGAAGGTTAATCCGAAGTTTTGGAATAAAGACAGGTTGAAGGTCAAGGAAACCATTTCAGAAAAGAATCATCAACATATAAACAAAGAATTGGTTGAAATTGAAAAAGTGGCTTATAAGATGTTTAACAGTTTTACAGATACTTTCAAAAGAAAACCAAATTCGGAAGAGTTAAAGAATTTGATTGAACAAGAATATTTTCAGAATAATCCAATGTTTAAGAAAGTCGATAAGAAAACAATTTTAGATTATTTTGATGACTACATTGAGACTATAAAATCTACAACAGCTCATACCACAGTTCAAAAGTATAAACAAGCCAAAGAAAACTTCAAAGATTTTCAGAAGGATAAGAAGCGTATTTATAATACTGAGATGATTGATTTGAAGTTTAGAAATGAATATGTAGAGTATTTAATCGAGACTAAGAAGTATGCTCCGACTACTGTTTATCGTAAAATGAAATTTTTGAGAACTGTTTTATATTTTATTGAGAATTTAGGTATCAAGGTTAATCCATTTTTGCATAATAGTAGATTTTTAACAAAGGATATTGAAGTAGATAACATTGCTTTGAGTGAAAATGAAATAGATGAAATGGAAAGATTAAACTTATCTAATAACAAAAGATTGGAACAAGTAAGAGACTTATTTTTAGTTGCATGTTATACAGGTCAACGATTTTCAGACCTCAACAAGATAAATCAATCAAACATTATTGATGATGAATATATAGCAATACGACAGCAGAAAACAAATGAGCAATTAACTCTTCCATTGTTGAAGGTTGTAAAAACAATTCTTGTAAAGTATAGTTACAAACTTCCGAAGATTTCTAATGTCAAGTTCAATGAGTACATCAAAGATGTTGCTAAACTATGCGAAACACTCAATAAGCAGTACAACGGTGACAATAAAAAAGTGAGATGGCAGATGATAAGTAGCCATACAGCAAGAAGAACGTTTGTAACGCTTAATTATGGAAAAGGAGTTGATTTAGATACGTTGAAACTTGGTACAGGACACAAACAAACTAAAACCCTACAAACATATATTAAGATGAATGATAAGCAGAAAGCAGATTTGTTGAGGTCGAAACTTGAACCATAA
- a CDS encoding MBL fold metallo-hydrolase produces the protein MKLYSIETGNFKLDGGAMFGIVPKSIWNKTNPADDRNLIDLAMRCLLIEDGERLILIDTGIGTKQDAKFFGFYYLWGDATLDNSLAKHGFHRDDITDVFLTHLHFDHCGGAIQYNKEKDYLEASFKNAKFWSNANHWDWAVNPNPREKASFLKENILPLQESGQLNLIDLPQNGSILENSPLGFDILFVDGHTEKQMLPIITYKSKKIVYIADLIPTVGHIPLIYVIGFDTRPLITVEEKGTFLQKAVENEYILFFEHDHVNELATLKLTEKGVRLDKTYSFSEVFDSI, from the coding sequence ATGAAATTATATTCAATAGAAACAGGAAATTTTAAATTAGATGGCGGCGCAATGTTCGGTATTGTACCAAAATCGATTTGGAATAAAACCAATCCTGCTGATGATAGAAATTTAATCGATCTTGCAATGAGATGTCTATTAATCGAAGATGGCGAACGATTAATATTAATTGATACCGGAATCGGAACTAAACAAGATGCAAAATTCTTTGGGTTTTATTATTTGTGGGGCGATGCTACTTTGGATAATTCTCTAGCCAAACATGGATTTCATCGCGATGATATTACAGATGTTTTCTTGACGCATTTACATTTTGATCATTGTGGTGGCGCAATTCAATACAACAAAGAGAAAGATTATTTAGAAGCTTCATTCAAAAACGCAAAATTTTGGTCGAATGCGAATCATTGGGATTGGGCAGTAAATCCAAATCCACGTGAAAAAGCGTCTTTCCTGAAAGAAAATATTTTACCTCTACAAGAAAGTGGACAACTTAATTTGATTGATTTGCCTCAAAATGGATCTATTTTAGAAAATTCTCCACTTGGTTTTGATATTTTATTTGTGGATGGACATACCGAAAAGCAAATGTTACCAATCATTACATATAAAAGCAAAAAAATAGTTTATATCGCAGATTTAATCCCAACTGTAGGGCATATTCCATTAATTTATGTAATTGGGTTTGATACACGACCTTTAATAACAGTTGAAGAAAAAGGAACGTTTTTACAAAAAGCAGTCGAAAATGAATATATTTTGTTTTTTGAACATGACCATGTCAACGAATTAGCTACGTTAAAATTAACAGAAAAAGGGGTTAGATTAGATAAAACCTATTCATTTTCAGAAGTTTTTGATTCAATTTAA
- a CDS encoding PSP1 domain-containing protein produces MGCGSCGTSNGLPKGCNNNGACGTDGCGKLSVFDWLSNMQLPNGQEKFNFVEVRFKNDRKFYYKNENNISLNIGDVIAVEGTPGHDIGVVTLTGELVRIQMKKKNLSWTTEDVKKVYRKANQKDIETWVEFRDREKQTMVDSRIMAKNLNLEMKICDVEYQGDGAKVTFYYTAEGRVDFRQLIKEYAGKFGVRIEMKQIGYRQEAAKVGGIGSCGRELCCSTWLTDFRSVSTAAARYQQLSINSQKLAGQCGKLKCCLNFELDSYLDALNSFPSMESRFETEKGWAHCVKIDVFKKEMWFAYDKGGIVWYKFSVDDIQEFLAITAKGQKTEPLEDLAKNVEESKPDFTDVIGEDSLERFERKEKQNKKRKRIKNNQNSGNEKVAANANNLKPQKAKQKQPNEAKEKVNRPENKQGKNPNQSKKNNQNRPNKNSNPNQNQQQQNQPKEKQQPTQAKEQQAQPNTDQQKPQGNNRNRNQQKRKPNNPSNNSQQNNQTNQANQSTQQPKKQPQQNNQNAEQKPKTKDENKANNSQPNPNKSKNRNKKRFNRGPKPDDTQQ; encoded by the coding sequence ATGGGATGTGGATCTTGTGGAACTTCTAATGGCCTTCCGAAAGGATGTAACAATAATGGTGCTTGTGGCACTGATGGTTGTGGAAAATTATCAGTTTTTGATTGGTTATCGAATATGCAACTTCCAAATGGACAAGAAAAGTTCAATTTTGTGGAAGTTCGTTTCAAAAACGATCGAAAGTTTTATTATAAAAACGAAAACAACATATCTCTAAATATTGGCGATGTAATCGCTGTTGAAGGAACACCCGGTCATGATATTGGGGTTGTTACACTTACGGGTGAGCTTGTTAGAATCCAGATGAAAAAGAAGAATCTTTCGTGGACTACGGAAGATGTCAAGAAGGTTTATCGCAAAGCGAATCAAAAAGATATAGAAACTTGGGTAGAGTTTCGTGATAGAGAAAAACAAACAATGGTTGATTCTCGAATTATGGCGAAAAACCTTAATTTGGAAATGAAAATTTGTGATGTTGAGTACCAAGGAGATGGAGCGAAAGTTACATTTTATTATACAGCAGAAGGACGTGTCGATTTCCGTCAATTAATCAAAGAATACGCAGGTAAATTTGGCGTAAGAATTGAGATGAAACAAATCGGATATCGTCAAGAAGCAGCAAAAGTTGGAGGAATTGGATCTTGTGGACGCGAATTATGTTGTTCAACTTGGTTAACAGATTTCCGCTCTGTGAGTACTGCTGCGGCACGTTATCAACAATTGTCAATTAACTCGCAAAAGTTAGCTGGACAATGTGGTAAATTAAAATGTTGTTTAAATTTTGAATTAGATTCTTATTTAGATGCATTAAATAGTTTTCCGTCAATGGAAAGCCGTTTCGAGACTGAAAAAGGTTGGGCACATTGTGTTAAAATAGACGTTTTCAAGAAAGAAATGTGGTTTGCTTATGATAAAGGAGGGATTGTTTGGTACAAATTTTCGGTAGACGATATTCAAGAGTTTTTAGCAATTACTGCAAAAGGTCAAAAAACTGAACCTTTAGAAGATTTAGCTAAAAATGTAGAAGAATCGAAACCAGATTTTACAGATGTAATTGGTGAAGATTCTTTAGAACGTTTTGAACGTAAAGAGAAACAGAATAAAAAACGTAAAAGAATTAAGAATAATCAAAATTCTGGAAACGAAAAAGTTGCGGCGAATGCTAATAATCTGAAACCTCAGAAGGCAAAACAAAAACAGCCTAACGAAGCGAAAGAAAAAGTAAATCGTCCTGAAAATAAACAGGGAAAGAATCCAAATCAGTCTAAAAAGAATAATCAAAATAGACCGAACAAAAATTCGAATCCTAATCAGAATCAGCAACAACAAAATCAGCCAAAAGAGAAGCAACAGCCAACTCAGGCGAAAGAGCAACAAGCTCAACCAAATACTGATCAGCAAAAGCCGCAAGGAAATAATCGCAATCGCAATCAACAAAAGCGAAAACCAAATAATCCGAGCAATAATAGCCAACAAAATAATCAAACAAATCAGGCTAATCAGTCAACTCAACAACCAAAAAAACAACCTCAGCAAAATAATCAAAATGCTGAGCAAAAACCGAAAACTAAGGACGAGAATAAAGCAAATAATTCTCAACCGAATCCAAATAAATCGAAGAATCGAAATAAAAAAAGATTTAATCGTGGGCCAAAACCAGATGATACGCAACAGTAG